The following nucleotide sequence is from Deferribacterota bacterium.
TAGATTAACTTGTGGCAAGCTAACATGTTGGGCATAAACAAAATTTTTTAATATAATTATTAAAATAAAATTTATTAAAAATCTTTTCACTGGATGAATATAAAATAAATATAAAATAATGTAAATATGTTTTTATTTTTATATCAATCTTATATCAAAATTATTAATAAATTTTAATCATAGCGAACTTTTTATATTTTAATCTATCAATAATAAAACAAATTAAATAGGAGGTAAGAATGACTAGAAGATTAAAACTTTTGGGGTTAACAGCTTTGGCACTATTATTCATTTTAACGAATAATGGGTATAGCCAAGGTATTCAACCAAATGGTAATGAAAATAAGCAAATCCAAAACAAAGAGATGCAAAAACAAATGGAACAACTTAAAAAAATGCAGAGTGAAACCCCAGAGATTAAACTAGACGATGAATTATTAGACAAATTTGCAGCAGCAGCAAAAGAATTACAATCAATAAAAGAAGATTATATTGAGCAAACAAGAAATGTCAAAGATAAACAGCAAGCAATGGATATGCAACAAGAAGCTCGTAGTGATATTGAAAGAGTCTTAAAAAAACATGATCTAGATATTCAGACTTATAACAAAATTGTAAATGCAATCAGTAGAAACCCGCAATTACTTAAAAAAGTTCAAAATAAAATAAACAGTAAATAAAAAGATAAAAAATAAAGCCCCTTTTTAATAAAGGGGCTTTAAAAATAAATATAATAATTAAATTTACCCTTTAAATATTTGTTAATTTATAGTATATGATACAATAATTAATCTTCAGGAGGTAGTTATGTTTAAGAAAGTATTTACAGTAAGTACAGTAATTTTAACAATTTTTATGTTTAATCTAGGTATTACAAATGGACAATCAAAACAAAAATTGCAAAATCCTAATTTAGAGCTAAATAAACAGGAAAAAACAGAAAATATAGATAAAGAAACATTGGATAATTTTATATCAGCAGCAAAAGAAATTGAAAATACAAAAAGAAAATATATGATGAAATATCAAAAGGAAGCACAAAAAGAAATGTCAGATATCTTAAAGAAACACAATTTAGATGTTGAAACATATAATAAAATAGGAAATGCTATAAATAATGACCCAGAGTTAATGGAAAAAGTAAGAAATAAATTGAGCGAAGAGGTTAAATAACTTAAGCTTCTTGCTTAAAAATATCTTAAAGATATATTAGAACAAAAAATTATTAAATTATTTTTTATTTATAATAGCAAAATTATAATTAAATAAAAAATATAAAAATATATTTGTCATTAAAAGTTTACATTTGTTTAATAATTGGCATAATATCTATATCGTTAGCATCTATTTTTGCGAAATTCTGCCATGACGTCCCTTCTATAATTATTGCAACATACCGAATGACTATCTCTTCTATAGTTTTATTTGCTATATTTACACCCTTTAATAAGATTAATTTTGGTAAACTCATTAATAAAAAGAATGTGATTATGTGTTTATCTAGTGGGATATTTTTATCTCTTCATTTTGTATCATGGTTTCTTTCAATTAAACTTACAAATATTGCAAGTAGTGTTGTCTTGGTTACTACAAGTCCTATTTTTTTAGGTATTATCTCTAAATTTATACTTAAGAAAAAACTCCCCAAAGAAATTACAATAGCTATTATCTTATCTTTTACTGGTGTATTATTTATAGCACAAAGCGATAGCAATTTATTTTATAAGATAAACCAAAAAATACTATTAGGTGATCTTTTGGCTTTATTTGGAGGATTTATGGCTAGCTTATATTTGTTAATAGGTGGTATACAAAGAACTAGACAATCAACATTAGAATATATAATTTTAACATATTCATTTAGTGCCTTGTTTCTTTTATTTATTTCTGTTACATTTAATATGCCATTTGCAGGTTACAAACCTGAATCTTATATATTTCTTATATTATTAGCATTAATACCACAACTAGTAGGACATACTAGTTTCAATTATGTGTTAAAACACTTGCCAACTGAGAGTGTAGCTATTACAATCCTTGGTGAACCTGTCGGGGCTTCAATATTAGCTTATTTTATTTTTGATGAGAAATTACAACTTTTACAATTTATTGGTATGATTTTTATATTATATTCAATTATCTTATCTACTAAAAAAGAATTTCTATATAAATAAAATTAAAATGATTTTGATAAGTTATAATCAAAATTTAGCCAATGCTCAAAAAATGACCCATATTTTGAGCTATCATATATATGAGTAAAACTTGCTATGACATTTTTATAAATAATACCATCGAATCCATCCTTAATACCCTTTCCTCTTATAACTTTATATAAATAATCATAATCTTCTTCGAAATCATCTAAATAAATATGATGGAACTCATGCCCCTTTGATATAGTTGGTAGATTATTCATATTATTTGAGATTTTCTTCAATAGAGAATAACCATGAGCAATGGGCTTTTTTTGAAATATTGCCCTAGCTTTAATAACCCCTAACATTTTGTACTTTTGATCACCTATTATTAATTCGTCTGTTAAATATATTAATCCACCACATTCAGCATAAAGCGGCATCCCATTTTCAATAAGATATCTTAATTTCTCCTTGAACTTATAATTTTTTTCTAAAATATTCGCAAAATTCTCAGGGAAACCACCACCTATATATAGACAATCAATTTCAGGTATATCATAATCATTTAATGGTGAAATATAAATAAGTTTACCACCACTCTTTATGATATTATTTAAGTTTTCAGGATAGTAAAAATTAAAGGCTCTATCAAAACATATACCAACCTTCTTTTTATAGGTTATGTTCCTATATTGAAGTTTTTCACCACCTTTAAGTATGTAAAATTTTTTAATTTTATTTGCAGATAATATAATTTTATCTATACTAACAAAAGGTTTTATCCTATTTGAAAGCAGTTCAATTTTCTTATTCATTTCATCACTTGTTAAACAAGAACTCAAACCTAAATGTCTTTGCTCTATTGTTATCTTAGGATCTTCTGGCACTGACCCTATAATTTGTATATTTATATATTTTCTTATATTATTAATAAGTTTTGTTTCATGTCTTTTACTTTTAACCCTATTTAAAACAATACCTGAAAACTTTAATTCTCTATCAAAATTAATTACCCCTTGTATTACTGGGATAATTGATCTACCAAACTCACTAACATCTACAACCAATATAACAGGCAAATCTAGTAACTTTGCAAGTGATGCATTACTTCTTTTCCCATTCACCCCAATATCGTCAAAAAGGCCATGATTACTTTCAATAATTATAAAATCTGCATTTTCTATTTTTCTATAAAAATATTCTTTTATATTATTATGAAAAAAGAAATCTAAATTAAAGCATTGACTCTTTGAAGCCGCTGTTAACCACATGGGATCAATAAAATCAGGGCCCTTTTTAAAAGTTTTAACCTTAAGTCC
It contains:
- a CDS encoding DMT family transporter — encoded protein: MSLKVYICLIIGIISISLASIFAKFCHDVPSIIIATYRMTISSIVLFAIFTPFNKINFGKLINKKNVIMCLSSGIFLSLHFVSWFLSIKLTNIASSVVLVTTSPIFLGIISKFILKKKLPKEITIAIILSFTGVLFIAQSDSNLFYKINQKILLGDLLALFGGFMASLYLLIGGIQRTRQSTLEYIILTYSFSALFLLFISVTFNMPFAGYKPESYIFLILLALIPQLVGHTSFNYVLKHLPTESVAITILGEPVGASILAYFIFDEKLQLLQFIGMIFILYSIILSTKKEFLYK
- a CDS encoding DUF4168 domain-containing protein, producing MTRRLKLLGLTALALLFILTNNGYSQGIQPNGNENKQIQNKEMQKQMEQLKKMQSETPEIKLDDELLDKFAAAAKELQSIKEDYIEQTRNVKDKQQAMDMQQEARSDIERVLKKHDLDIQTYNKIVNAISRNPQLLKKVQNKINSK
- a CDS encoding cobyrinate a,c-diamide synthase, with the translated sequence MKGQYISAIKRSSGKTTLSIAITRLLVERGLKVKTFKKGPDFIDPMWLTAASKSQCFNLDFFFHNNIKEYFYRKIENADFIIIESNHGLFDDIGVNGKRSNASLAKLLDLPVILVVDVSEFGRSIIPVIQGVINFDRELKFSGIVLNRVKSKRHETKLINNIRKYINIQIIGSVPEDPKITIEQRHLGLSSCLTSDEMNKKIELLSNRIKPFVSIDKIILSANKIKKFYILKGGEKLQYRNITYKKKVGICFDRAFNFYYPENLNNIIKSGGKLIYISPLNDYDIPEIDCLYIGGGFPENFANILEKNYKFKEKLRYLIENGMPLYAECGGLIYLTDELIIGDQKYKMLGVIKARAIFQKKPIAHGYSLLKKISNNMNNLPTISKGHEFHHIYLDDFEEDYDYLYKVIRGKGIKDGFDGIIYKNVIASFTHIYDSSKYGSFFEHWLNFDYNLSKSF
- a CDS encoding DUF4168 domain-containing protein, whose protein sequence is MFKKVFTVSTVILTIFMFNLGITNGQSKQKLQNPNLELNKQEKTENIDKETLDNFISAAKEIENTKRKYMMKYQKEAQKEMSDILKKHNLDVETYNKIGNAINNDPELMEKVRNKLSEEVK